A single region of the Triticum dicoccoides isolate Atlit2015 ecotype Zavitan chromosome 2B, WEW_v2.0, whole genome shotgun sequence genome encodes:
- the LOC119365999 gene encoding uncharacterized protein LOC119365999 isoform X1 — protein sequence MVFHCSSVRNVVTTFQFPKLKTGKDPGISGAWLHMHKLHRGTNEEQTCSQRTAGHWEDFDKAMTNAHGENWEEEHPDLDGQNIYEAVGRMPHGRLGIANEFFSKAEKAKFKSKGVMTSQPVRSAREDRLERENKHLQWEIKRLRGIEFVVQSLAEKGGVDFDGIMQSTADDLSPSYSEGGFQRGQGDVPQHQTEKGIGSRTGGSMSHGNDDEDDYYGNEGYDNYGEGGLYGDEQYDNYAMRNIKTIEMRDIMTMAMVMMIGYRSLTIFKSCQNEVMLDI from the exons ATGGTCTTCCATTGCAGTAGTGTGAGAAATGTTGTCACCACATTTCAATTTCCG AAACTCAAAACCGGGAAAGACCCTGGAATTTCCGGTGCTTGGCTTCACATGCACAAATTGCATCGAGGGACTAATGAAGAGCAAACATGCAGTCAAAGAACTGCTGGTCATTGG GAGGATTTTGATAAGGCAATGACAAATGCCCATGGAGAAAATTGGGAAGAGGAGCACCCAGATTTAGATGGACAAAACATCTACGAAGCAGTAGGTAGAATGCCACATGGCAGGCTGGGAATTGCTAATGAGTTTTTTAGCAAAGCAGAGAAGGCGAAGTTTAAGTCTAAAGGGGTGATGACCTCACAACCGGTGCGGTCTGCTAGGGAGGACCGTCTAGAAAGAGAAAACAAACATTTGCAGTGGGAGATCAAGCGTCTTCGAGGCATTGAGTTTGTTGTTCAG TCTTTGGCTGAGAAAGGAGGAGTCGACTTTGATGGCATAATGCAATCAACAGCAGATGACTTG TCCCCATCATATTCTGAAGGCGGATTTCAAAGGGGACAAGGTGATGTGCCTCAACACCAAACCGAAAAG GGAATTGGAAGCAGGACTGGAGGCAGTATGAGTCATGGgaatgatgatgaggatgactacTACGGCAATGAGGGATATGATAACTATGGCGAGGGTGGTCTGTATGGTGATGAGCAGTATGATAACTACGCGATGCGGAATATAAAGACTATCGAGATGAGGGATATAATGactatggcgatggtgatgatgattggCTATAGAAGCCTAACGATCTTCAAGTCATGCCAAAATGAAGTTATGTTAGATATTTGA
- the LOC119365999 gene encoding uncharacterized protein LOC119365999 isoform X2 gives MRMKLKTGKDPGISGAWLHMHKLHRGTNEEQTCSQRTAGHWEDFDKAMTNAHGENWEEEHPDLDGQNIYEAVGRMPHGRLGIANEFFSKAEKAKFKSKGVMTSQPVRSAREDRLERENKHLQWEIKRLRGIEFVVQSLAEKGGVDFDGIMQSTADDLSPSYSEGGFQRGQGDVPQHQTEKGIGSRTGGSMSHGNDDEDDYYGNEGYDNYGEGGLYGDEQYDNYAMRNIKTIEMRDIMTMAMVMMIGYRSLTIFKSCQNEVMLDI, from the exons ATGAGGATG AAACTCAAAACCGGGAAAGACCCTGGAATTTCCGGTGCTTGGCTTCACATGCACAAATTGCATCGAGGGACTAATGAAGAGCAAACATGCAGTCAAAGAACTGCTGGTCATTGG GAGGATTTTGATAAGGCAATGACAAATGCCCATGGAGAAAATTGGGAAGAGGAGCACCCAGATTTAGATGGACAAAACATCTACGAAGCAGTAGGTAGAATGCCACATGGCAGGCTGGGAATTGCTAATGAGTTTTTTAGCAAAGCAGAGAAGGCGAAGTTTAAGTCTAAAGGGGTGATGACCTCACAACCGGTGCGGTCTGCTAGGGAGGACCGTCTAGAAAGAGAAAACAAACATTTGCAGTGGGAGATCAAGCGTCTTCGAGGCATTGAGTTTGTTGTTCAG TCTTTGGCTGAGAAAGGAGGAGTCGACTTTGATGGCATAATGCAATCAACAGCAGATGACTTG TCCCCATCATATTCTGAAGGCGGATTTCAAAGGGGACAAGGTGATGTGCCTCAACACCAAACCGAAAAG GGAATTGGAAGCAGGACTGGAGGCAGTATGAGTCATGGgaatgatgatgaggatgactacTACGGCAATGAGGGATATGATAACTATGGCGAGGGTGGTCTGTATGGTGATGAGCAGTATGATAACTACGCGATGCGGAATATAAAGACTATCGAGATGAGGGATATAATGactatggcgatggtgatgatgattggCTATAGAAGCCTAACGATCTTCAAGTCATGCCAAAATGAAGTTATGTTAGATATTTGA